A window from Flavobacterium sp. 83 encodes these proteins:
- a CDS encoding Crp/Fnr family transcriptional regulator — protein sequence MLDPIKKLFPSFSSELVKDVDANATIQSFKTGTVIMRTGQYIKNTVLVISGKIKIYREDENGGEFFMYYLQPGQACAISMICATKNETSQIMAKVVEDVELIMIPLPLMDKWMMQHRSWYEFVIDTYRSRFEEVLEVIDSIAFRAMDERLEFYLKRHADACGCKDLKLSHQEIASELNTSREVISRLLKKMEQRGLVNLQRNNIELLK from the coding sequence ATGCTTGATCCTATAAAGAAACTTTTTCCATCATTTTCTTCAGAATTAGTCAAAGATGTTGATGCTAATGCGACAATTCAATCCTTTAAAACTGGTACTGTTATTATGCGAACCGGGCAATATATAAAAAACACGGTATTGGTTATCAGTGGCAAAATTAAAATTTACCGCGAAGACGAAAATGGTGGCGAATTTTTTATGTATTATTTACAACCGGGTCAAGCGTGTGCCATTTCTATGATTTGTGCCACAAAAAATGAAACGAGCCAAATCATGGCCAAAGTTGTTGAGGATGTTGAACTGATAATGATTCCGTTACCTTTAATGGATAAATGGATGATGCAACACCGCAGTTGGTATGAATTTGTAATTGACACCTACCGCAGCCGATTTGAAGAAGTACTGGAAGTCATTGACAGTATTGCTTTTAGAGCGATGGACGAGCGATTAGAATTTTATTTAAAACGCCATGCCGATGCTTGTGGCTGCAAAGATTTGAAACTTTCGCATCAGGAAATTGCATCCGAGTTGAATACATCCAGAGAAGTGATTTCCCGTTTGCTCAAAAAAATGGAACAACGGGGATTGGTAAATTTACAACGCAATAACATTGAACTTTTGAAGTAA
- a CDS encoding sulfite exporter TauE/SafE family protein — translation MEYLGYFASIIIGLSLGLIGGGGSILTIPILVYLFKINPELATSYSLFIVGITALFGCISHYKMGNLKIKSALYFAIPSVISILIIREVIFPKIAATLFSIASYQVSKSFLIMIVFSVLMMAAAVSMIRKTKPVINAPKTNYTQLGIIGFIVGIVTGFLGAGGGFLIIPALLFFANLPMKQAVGTSLLIIFINSSIGFGGDLYIGTPINYPFLLGISGVAFLGMIIGTKLSRKIDGAKLKPIFGWFVLVMGIYIITKEIFF, via the coding sequence ATGGAATATTTAGGCTATTTTGCATCAATTATCATAGGACTTTCTTTGGGTTTAATAGGCGGTGGTGGTTCAATTCTAACCATTCCTATTTTAGTTTACTTATTTAAGATCAATCCTGAACTAGCCACAAGTTACTCTTTATTTATAGTAGGAATCACCGCTTTATTTGGATGCATTAGCCATTACAAAATGGGAAATCTTAAAATTAAATCAGCGTTATACTTTGCTATTCCTTCAGTTATTTCAATACTGATAATCAGGGAAGTTATTTTTCCAAAAATAGCCGCAACTTTATTCTCCATTGCTTCCTATCAAGTATCAAAAAGTTTTCTCATTATGATTGTTTTTTCAGTTCTGATGATGGCAGCAGCTGTATCCATGATACGCAAAACAAAACCCGTGATTAACGCTCCAAAAACAAACTACACGCAACTGGGAATTATTGGGTTTATTGTTGGGATAGTAACTGGTTTTCTGGGTGCTGGTGGCGGATTTTTAATCATACCAGCCTTATTGTTTTTTGCAAATTTGCCAATGAAACAAGCCGTTGGCACCTCTTTGCTCATTATTTTCATCAACTCTTCCATAGGTTTTGGCGGGGATTTATACATTGGCACACCTATAAATTATCCTTTTTTACTTGGAATTTCAGGCGTTGCCTTTTTAGGAATGATTATAGGAACCAAACTTTCGAGAAAAATTGATGGTGCTAAACTAAAACCAATCTTTGGTTGGTTCGTATTAGTCATGGGAATTTACATCATTACTAAAGAGATTTTCTTTTAA
- the cydB gene encoding cytochrome d ubiquinol oxidase subunit II codes for MEFFWYIVLMGILAVYIVLDGYDFGAGIIHLFFAKTEKDKKAITSAIGPFWDANEVWLIAAGGVLFFAFPTLYASSFSGFYLPLMMILWLLIFRAVGLELRGQIHHPMWEVIWDKAFGIASLLLAIFFGVALGNIVRGVNLGMVANGVSTQEAHFFFLPLWNPTFSPKADQLGIIDWFTLFLGVVSAVTLTIHGANWIIYKTNSSLNAKLKEVVFKLNFVLLGLVIISLLVWHRIEPKPFHNFIENPFLWIFPLIAFIGIFGLFKVKSFKKDGHGFVFSSMFLVGGFAATTASIFPNVLPSTNTVNPSLTIYNTAAGEYGLSVGVYWFVIAIVLVIAYFTIQYKVFSGKMDDIGYGEH; via the coding sequence ATGGAATTCTTTTGGTATATAGTTTTAATGGGAATTTTAGCCGTTTATATTGTATTGGATGGCTATGATTTTGGAGCGGGAATTATTCATTTGTTTTTTGCGAAAACTGAGAAAGATAAAAAAGCAATAACGAGTGCAATTGGTCCTTTTTGGGATGCCAATGAAGTATGGCTTATTGCTGCAGGCGGAGTTTTATTTTTTGCCTTTCCTACGTTGTATGCCTCATCTTTCAGTGGATTTTATTTGCCTTTGATGATGATTTTATGGTTGCTTATCTTTAGAGCTGTAGGGTTGGAATTACGCGGTCAAATCCATCATCCTATGTGGGAAGTGATTTGGGACAAAGCTTTTGGGATTGCGAGTTTATTATTAGCCATATTTTTTGGCGTGGCTTTGGGAAACATTGTTCGCGGTGTAAATCTGGGAATGGTAGCAAATGGAGTTTCAACACAGGAGGCTCATTTTTTCTTTTTGCCGTTGTGGAATCCAACTTTTAGCCCAAAAGCAGATCAATTGGGAATTATAGATTGGTTTACCTTATTTTTAGGAGTGGTTAGTGCCGTTACGCTGACGATTCATGGTGCCAATTGGATTATTTATAAAACAAATTCTTCTTTGAATGCAAAATTAAAAGAGGTGGTTTTCAAACTCAATTTTGTCTTATTAGGATTGGTCATTATTTCATTATTAGTTTGGCACCGAATCGAACCGAAACCGTTTCATAACTTTATAGAAAATCCATTTCTTTGGATATTTCCATTGATTGCATTTATTGGTATTTTTGGATTGTTTAAAGTCAAATCATTTAAAAAAGACGGTCATGGATTCGTGTTTTCAAGTATGTTTCTCGTAGGAGGATTTGCAGCAACAACAGCTTCTATTTTTCCAAATGTTTTACCTTCAACCAATACGGTAAATCCATCATTAACGATTTACAATACTGCTGCAGGTGAATATGGATTGTCCGTTGGAGTATATTGGTTTGTTATTGCAATCGTATTAGTAATTGCTTACTTTACAATTCAGTATAAAGTTTTTAGTGGTAAAATGGATGATATCGGGTATGGGGAACATTAG
- a CDS encoding cytochrome ubiquinol oxidase subunit I, translating into MEEMLFYDRMQFAFTITFHYLFPQLTMGLSLIIIYFKWKFLRTQNEQYNQATHFWMKIFALNFAMGVVTGIPMEFQFGTNWAKFSELTGGIIGQTLAMEGMFSFFLESSFLGLFLYGEKLLGHKWHFVTGLLIFIGSWASGFLIIATHSWMQFPVGYEIIANGKFVLNNFAALFTNPWLWPSYFHNQAASMVTSSFVVAGIGAFYILSKKNVSFGKLFLKTGVIFGLASSLIVAVPTGDLLAKNVVKYQPVTFAAMEGIFHSEKKGSEIVLIGQPDVKDKKLDNKIAVPNILSFLTYGNWHSEIKGLDQFKEENHPTNISGLYYAYHIMVGLGTVFIGLMALAVFQLIRKKLFETKWILWSLLFMLPFPYIANTTGWYTAELGRQPWLVYNLLRTTKGASPTVSSGNTLFTLLGFIGLYLLLGMLFLLLVGKIINKGPQTENK; encoded by the coding sequence ATGGAAGAAATGCTTTTTTACGACCGTATGCAATTTGCATTTACGATTACCTTTCACTACTTGTTTCCTCAATTGACCATGGGACTTTCTTTAATTATTATTTATTTTAAATGGAAGTTTTTACGTACCCAAAACGAACAGTACAATCAGGCAACTCATTTTTGGATGAAAATATTTGCCCTTAATTTTGCGATGGGCGTGGTGACAGGAATTCCAATGGAGTTTCAATTTGGTACCAATTGGGCTAAGTTTTCAGAATTAACAGGGGGTATTATTGGACAAACGTTGGCAATGGAAGGTATGTTTTCTTTCTTTTTGGAATCCTCCTTTTTAGGGTTGTTTTTATATGGAGAAAAATTACTCGGGCATAAATGGCATTTTGTCACGGGATTACTGATTTTTATAGGTTCCTGGGCTAGTGGTTTTTTAATAATAGCAACGCATTCCTGGATGCAATTTCCTGTTGGTTACGAAATAATAGCCAATGGAAAATTTGTCCTGAATAACTTTGCAGCATTATTTACAAATCCATGGTTGTGGCCTTCTTATTTTCATAATCAGGCAGCTTCAATGGTAACCAGTTCTTTTGTTGTGGCAGGAATTGGTGCTTTTTATATTTTGAGCAAAAAGAATGTTTCTTTTGGGAAATTATTCTTGAAAACCGGCGTGATTTTCGGATTGGCTTCAAGCCTTATCGTTGCTGTTCCTACCGGGGATTTATTAGCTAAAAATGTCGTAAAGTATCAACCCGTTACTTTTGCGGCTATGGAAGGAATTTTTCACAGTGAAAAAAAGGGTTCCGAAATTGTTCTAATTGGTCAGCCTGATGTAAAAGATAAAAAACTGGACAATAAGATTGCCGTTCCTAATATTTTGAGTTTTTTGACTTATGGAAACTGGCATAGCGAAATAAAAGGCTTAGATCAATTTAAAGAGGAAAATCATCCCACCAATATTTCAGGGTTATATTATGCGTATCATATTATGGTTGGGCTCGGAACCGTTTTCATCGGATTAATGGCATTAGCGGTTTTTCAGCTCATTCGAAAAAAATTATTCGAAACCAAATGGATTTTGTGGTCATTGCTTTTTATGCTTCCATTTCCATACATCGCCAATACAACCGGATGGTACACCGCTGAATTAGGAAGACAACCTTGGTTAGTATATAATTTATTACGCACTACAAAAGGTGCTTCACCAACGGTTTCTTCCGGGAATACATTGTTTACTTTACTTGGATTTATAGGATTGTATCTCTTATTAGGGATGTTGTTTTTACTCTTGGTTGGTAAGATTATAAATAAAGGACCTCAAACAGAAAATAAATAA
- a CDS encoding rhodanese-like domain-containing protein — protein MKIEQIYTGCLAQGAYYITSNGEAAIIDPLREIQPYLDRLERDQVQLKYIFETHFHADFVSGHVDLSRETGAPIVYGPNAKCEFECVSATDGQLFTIGNIQIKVLHTPGHTMESTTFLLIDENGKDHAIFSGDTLFIGDVGRPDLAQKAAHMTQEQLAAILYHSLRDKIMTLADDVIVYPAHGAGSACGKNMSKETVSTIGNQKATNYALRADMTEAEFVQKVTEGLLPPPAYFGMNVAMNKKGYESFENVLHLGMRALSVIEFEAAAEETGALILDTRKNTDFAKGFIPQSINIGIDGDFAPWVGALVADVKQPILIVSEEGQEEETVTRLSRVGFDNLIGHLDGGYNAWAKAGKEIDTINRITAEQFAKEVKIGESKVIDVRKESEYCAEHVEESYSKPLATINDWIKDINPKEHFYLHCAGGYRSMIAASILEARGFRNFTEIEGGFNAIAKTNLPKTDFVCQSKVLK, from the coding sequence ATGAAAATCGAACAAATATATACGGGTTGTTTAGCACAAGGCGCTTACTACATTACTTCAAATGGCGAAGCGGCTATAATTGACCCTCTTCGTGAAATTCAACCTTACTTAGATAGACTGGAACGCGATCAGGTACAACTGAAATACATTTTTGAAACCCATTTTCATGCTGATTTTGTGTCCGGACATGTTGATTTAAGCAGAGAAACTGGAGCCCCAATTGTTTATGGACCAAATGCAAAGTGTGAATTTGAATGTGTATCAGCCACTGACGGACAACTATTTACTATTGGAAACATCCAAATAAAAGTGCTTCATACTCCGGGACACACTATGGAAAGCACAACCTTTTTATTGATTGATGAAAATGGTAAAGATCATGCTATTTTCTCTGGAGACACCCTATTTATTGGTGATGTAGGAAGACCGGATTTAGCCCAAAAAGCGGCACACATGACTCAGGAACAACTCGCGGCTATATTATACCATTCTTTAAGAGACAAAATAATGACATTGGCGGACGATGTTATTGTATATCCGGCGCATGGTGCGGGAAGTGCTTGTGGTAAAAACATGAGTAAGGAAACGGTATCTACCATTGGTAACCAAAAAGCAACTAATTATGCTTTGAGAGCCGATATGACTGAAGCCGAATTTGTACAAAAAGTAACCGAAGGTTTATTGCCTCCTCCAGCCTATTTTGGGATGAATGTAGCCATGAATAAAAAAGGATATGAAAGTTTCGAGAATGTATTACACTTGGGAATGCGCGCTTTATCGGTAATTGAATTTGAAGCCGCTGCCGAAGAAACCGGAGCCTTAATTTTAGACACCCGAAAAAACACTGATTTTGCCAAAGGATTTATTCCCCAATCTATAAATATTGGAATTGATGGCGATTTTGCTCCCTGGGTTGGTGCTTTAGTTGCCGATGTCAAACAACCAATTCTAATCGTTTCCGAAGAAGGACAAGAAGAAGAAACTGTTACGCGCTTGAGTCGTGTGGGTTTTGACAACTTAATCGGTCATCTGGATGGTGGTTATAATGCTTGGGCAAAAGCGGGAAAAGAAATTGATACCATAAACAGAATTACTGCTGAACAATTTGCCAAAGAAGTAAAAATTGGCGAGAGCAAAGTAATCGATGTTCGTAAAGAAAGTGAATATTGTGCTGAACATGTTGAGGAATCCTACAGCAAACCCTTGGCAACAATTAATGACTGGATAAAAGACATTAACCCAAAAGAACATTTTTACTTGCATTGCGCCGGCGGTTATCGCAGTATGATTGCCGCCTCCATTTTAGAAGCGCGAGGTTTTAGAAATTTCACAGAAATAGAAGGTGGTTTTAACGCTATTGCAAAGACAAATTTGCCAAAAACAGATTTTGTTTGCCAAAGCAAAGTTTTGAAGTAA
- a CDS encoding DUF2892 domain-containing protein has product MKKNMGSTDRIIRIAVAAIIAVLYLMNVISGIIAIVLGAFAVILLLTSFVSFCPLYLPFNLSTRKKI; this is encoded by the coding sequence ATGAAAAAAAACATGGGTTCAACAGACAGAATTATACGTATTGCCGTAGCTGCGATTATAGCAGTATTGTATTTAATGAATGTAATAAGTGGCATTATAGCAATTGTTTTAGGAGCATTTGCAGTTATTTTATTGCTTACAAGTTTTGTTAGTTTTTGTCCATTATATCTCCCATTTAATCTTTCAACCCGAAAAAAAATATAA
- a CDS encoding methyltransferase domain-containing protein has protein sequence MSETKCCVVSCEKPLDAAYWEAQYKAKATGWDLGKVSPPLQTYVDTLENKNIRVLIPGCGNSYEAEYFLDQGFTNITVIDIAPTPVADLKEKFKNNPNIKIILGDFFEHQGEYDLIIEQTFFCALPPAMRQKYVWKMHQLLDNEGKLVGLLFNRTFEVNPPFGGSKEEYEALFKVAFGFLKMDACLNSIAPRANSELFIEFKKNNIVTVNLYEFNGITCSGCMETVTKKFAVIDGVLNVSMSSDYMEVLLVSKNEIAVATLQNAISYDEKYQIKKISY, from the coding sequence ATGAGTGAGACAAAATGTTGTGTCGTTTCGTGTGAAAAACCGCTTGACGCAGCCTATTGGGAAGCCCAATACAAGGCAAAAGCCACCGGTTGGGATTTAGGTAAAGTATCGCCTCCGCTGCAAACATACGTTGATACATTAGAGAATAAAAATATCCGTGTTTTAATTCCTGGCTGCGGAAACAGCTATGAAGCTGAATATTTTTTGGATCAGGGTTTTACTAACATTACTGTTATTGATATTGCACCAACACCAGTCGCAGATTTAAAAGAGAAGTTCAAAAACAATCCCAATATTAAAATTATATTAGGTGATTTTTTTGAACATCAGGGAGAATATGATTTGATTATCGAACAAACCTTTTTCTGTGCCTTACCTCCTGCTATGCGTCAAAAATACGTTTGGAAAATGCATCAACTTTTGGATAATGAAGGAAAACTGGTAGGATTGTTATTCAATAGAACATTTGAAGTTAACCCTCCTTTTGGCGGAAGCAAAGAAGAATATGAGGCCCTATTTAAAGTTGCTTTTGGCTTTTTGAAAATGGATGCTTGTCTAAATTCGATTGCACCACGAGCCAATTCAGAATTATTTATTGAATTTAAAAAAAATAACATAGTTACCGTGAATCTTTATGAATTCAACGGTATTACTTGCAGCGGTTGCATGGAAACAGTCACAAAAAAGTTTGCGGTAATTGATGGTGTTTTAAATGTGAGCATGAGTAGTGATTATATGGAAGTGCTACTTGTCAGTAAAAATGAAATTGCTGTCGCAACACTACAAAATGCAATCTCTTATGATGAAAAATATCAAATTAAAAAAATAAGTTACTAA
- the trxA gene encoding thioredoxin produces the protein MSNFNSIIQSEKPVLIDFFATWCGPCKMLSPILREVKESLGDRVSIIKIDVDKNQQVASQYQVRGVPTMILFQNGKQLWRQSGVLTKEEIIKTIIEKSNT, from the coding sequence ATGAGTAATTTCAACAGTATTATCCAATCAGAAAAACCCGTTTTAATAGACTTTTTTGCAACATGGTGCGGACCATGCAAAATGCTTAGCCCTATTTTGAGGGAAGTTAAAGAAAGTTTAGGAGACCGGGTTTCTATCATCAAAATTGATGTAGACAAAAACCAACAAGTAGCTTCACAATACCAAGTAAGAGGTGTTCCTACCATGATTTTATTCCAAAACGGAAAACAATTATGGAGACAATCCGGAGTATTGACTAAAGAAGAAATAATTAAAACCATAATTGAAAAAAGCAATACATGA
- a CDS encoding DUF6132 family protein, translating into MLITGLGIVIGTFAGYLYYYYVGCASGTCAITSKPLNSSLYGGLMGGLLLNMFVQSK; encoded by the coding sequence ATGCTTATCACCGGATTAGGAATAGTAATAGGAACCTTCGCGGGTTACCTCTATTATTACTATGTAGGATGTGCTTCAGGGACCTGCGCCATAACTTCTAAGCCCCTAAATAGTTCTTTATATGGGGGATTAATGGGTGGCTTACTATTGAATATGTTTGTACAGAGTAAATAA
- a CDS encoding TIGR00730 family Rossman fold protein: protein MKKFPQHYRLSKSESLFVREPLSRFKNLVFLFKVLYNFIKAFRKMHFIGPCVTVFGSARFGPETNHYQDAVKIGSKLAKLGFTVMTGGGPGIMEAANKGAYESGGYSVGCNIVLPIEQKPNPYLHKWIYIPYFFVRKVILIKYSYAFVVMPGGIGTLDELFEALTLIQNKIINNFPIVIYDTKYHEELIHHIQVMSQNESISPEDMKLLFVTDSVEELIAHIKKHAIKQFGLKRQPYKSKWLFGERRK, encoded by the coding sequence ATGAAGAAATTCCCTCAACATTACAGGCTATCAAAATCTGAATCTTTATTTGTAAGAGAACCATTATCCCGATTTAAAAACTTAGTTTTCTTATTTAAAGTCCTTTACAACTTCATTAAAGCATTTCGTAAAATGCATTTTATTGGCCCATGCGTAACCGTTTTTGGTTCTGCGCGTTTTGGACCGGAAACCAATCATTATCAAGATGCAGTAAAAATTGGGTCAAAATTAGCTAAACTTGGTTTCACCGTAATGACAGGTGGAGGTCCAGGAATTATGGAAGCAGCAAATAAAGGCGCTTATGAATCCGGTGGCTACTCTGTAGGCTGTAATATTGTCCTTCCTATAGAACAAAAACCAAATCCTTATCTTCACAAATGGATTTACATCCCCTACTTTTTTGTTAGGAAAGTAATTCTAATAAAATATTCTTATGCTTTTGTTGTTATGCCCGGAGGAATAGGTACTTTGGATGAATTATTTGAAGCATTAACACTAATTCAGAATAAAATAATCAACAATTTCCCAATAGTAATTTATGATACAAAATACCATGAAGAGCTGATTCACCATATCCAAGTAATGTCCCAAAACGAAAGTATTAGCCCTGAAGACATGAAACTTTTATTTGTAACTGATTCTGTAGAAGAATTAATAGCGCACATAAAAAAACATGCTATCAAACAATTTGGTTTAAAGAGACAACCTTATAAATCTAAATGGCTGTTTGGAGAAAGAAGAAAATGA
- a CDS encoding PAS domain-containing hybrid sensor histidine kinase/response regulator → MRKTESKSEFMTILREKAEELQKNNASKIDYEIAEVDILKLIHEFEVHQIELEMQNEELILAKEQSEIAIEKYADLYDFAPSGYVTLTKSGKVTALNLTGFRMLGKERSRLIGSQFGFFVSNETKPIFNLFLENIFNSNIKECCEIKLLLANAYVTNVYLTGILTEDKELALISVVDITQLKLAESALRDSEERYRGLLNNIDVGVIVHASNTSIILSNPKASELIGLSTIQMKGKESISPVWKFIDENYKPIAVENYPVNQIIRNKNFLKNFILGIKRPDNTKTIWLLLNGFPVFDNKGEVIEAVTSFIEITELKMLEIELTKAKDQAESANKAKSSFLMNMSHEIRTPLNGIIGFTDLLMKSNLDENQLEYMNTVKESATILADIVNNILDFSKIESGKLELNIEEVDLFGLTHQVIDLFKYQANLKNIDLSLTIDTNVPQYVLADSVRLKQVLVNLIGNALKFTKTGQIKLDIYNKSNKRKNKTDINFSVKDTGIGIKQQNQEKIFQSFVQEDNSITRQFGGTGLGLTISNQLLGLMNSKLELISNYGFGSDFFFTIELEKSKHEIGVNDVENEIVSTEILKDSKILIVEDNSINLLLIKKLLKSIVPNSIIFETSDGIEAIKLCKNEQLDLILMDIQMPVKNGYETTAEIRKLKKAKNIPIIALTAGMLSGEKEKCLESGMNDYISKPIVKSNLELILHKWLEK, encoded by the coding sequence ATGAGAAAAACAGAAAGTAAATCAGAATTCATGACAATTCTTCGTGAAAAAGCTGAGGAATTACAAAAAAATAACGCCTCCAAAATAGATTACGAAATTGCAGAAGTTGATATTTTGAAGCTCATTCATGAATTTGAAGTGCATCAGATTGAACTTGAAATGCAAAATGAAGAATTGATACTGGCTAAAGAACAGTCTGAAATTGCTATTGAAAAATACGCGGATTTATATGATTTTGCTCCGTCAGGATATGTTACTTTAACAAAATCAGGAAAAGTTACAGCACTAAACTTAACAGGTTTCCGCATGTTAGGCAAGGAAAGATCTCGATTGATAGGCAGTCAGTTTGGATTTTTTGTCTCGAATGAGACTAAGCCTATTTTTAATCTTTTTTTAGAGAATATATTTAATAGCAACATTAAAGAATGCTGTGAAATTAAATTATTATTAGCAAATGCGTATGTTACAAATGTTTATCTCACAGGAATTCTTACTGAGGATAAAGAACTTGCGCTAATTTCTGTTGTGGATATTACACAACTAAAATTAGCGGAATCCGCACTTAGGGATAGTGAGGAAAGATACCGTGGATTGTTAAATAATATTGATGTTGGAGTTATTGTACATGCAAGTAATACTTCGATTATTTTGTCTAATCCTAAGGCATCTGAATTGATAGGGTTGAGTACCATTCAAATGAAAGGAAAAGAGTCAATTAGTCCGGTGTGGAAATTTATTGATGAAAATTACAAACCTATAGCAGTTGAAAATTATCCGGTAAACCAAATTATAAGAAATAAAAATTTTCTCAAAAATTTTATTCTTGGAATCAAAAGACCAGATAATACTAAGACGATATGGCTCCTATTAAATGGTTTTCCCGTTTTTGACAATAAAGGTGAAGTAATCGAAGCAGTAACCAGTTTTATTGAGATCACAGAGCTAAAAATGCTGGAAATTGAATTGACAAAAGCAAAAGATCAAGCTGAATCAGCCAATAAAGCGAAGTCGAGTTTCCTAATGAATATGAGTCATGAAATTAGAACACCATTGAATGGAATAATTGGTTTCACTGATTTGTTAATGAAATCAAACCTTGATGAGAATCAATTGGAATATATGAATACGGTAAAAGAGTCAGCAACAATATTAGCTGATATTGTGAATAATATTTTAGATTTTTCGAAAATTGAATCAGGAAAATTAGAATTAAATATTGAGGAAGTTGATCTCTTTGGACTAACTCATCAAGTTATCGATCTATTTAAATATCAGGCAAATTTAAAAAATATTGATTTAAGTTTAACTATTGATACAAATGTACCGCAATATGTGTTGGCTGATTCTGTAAGGTTGAAACAGGTATTAGTGAATTTAATTGGCAACGCACTGAAATTTACTAAAACTGGACAAATCAAATTAGATATTTATAATAAATCGAATAAACGAAAAAATAAAACTGATATAAATTTTTCAGTAAAAGATACGGGAATTGGTATAAAACAACAAAATCAGGAAAAAATATTCCAATCCTTTGTGCAGGAAGATAATTCAATAACACGTCAGTTTGGTGGAACTGGACTTGGATTAACGATTTCAAATCAACTTTTAGGTTTAATGAACAGTAAATTAGAGTTGATTAGTAATTATGGATTTGGAAGTGATTTTTTCTTTACGATAGAACTTGAAAAATCAAAACATGAAATAGGCGTTAATGATGTTGAAAATGAGATTGTTTCGACTGAAATTTTAAAGGATAGTAAAATATTAATTGTTGAGGATAATAGCATTAATTTACTTTTGATAAAAAAACTGCTTAAATCAATAGTTCCTAATTCTATAATATTTGAAACTTCTGATGGAATTGAGGCAATAAAATTGTGTAAAAATGAGCAACTAGATCTCATTTTAATGGACATACAAATGCCGGTTAAAAATGGATATGAAACAACAGCTGAAATAAGAAAATTGAAAAAAGCAAAAAACATCCCTATAATTGCCTTAACAGCTGGAATGTTATCAGGAGAAAAAGAAAAATGTTTAGAATCAGGAATGAATGATTATATCTCTAAACCAATTGTGAAATCGAATTTAGAATTAATTTTACACAAATGGTTAGAAAAATAA